Proteins encoded in a region of the Labrus mixtus chromosome 19, fLabMix1.1, whole genome shotgun sequence genome:
- the LOC132994281 gene encoding somatomedin-B and thrombospondin type-1 domain-containing protein → MMGSSVLTSLLLLVSTLGNHFVLVSGGCSGKCCRGRDLSCLTTDWRMDRVYGTCYCDEGCVRTKDCCFDYFTECPAQDCAVSNWSFWSGCAKPCKPSVRVRVRHVEQQPGNSGEPCPSLQEQSGCREYRDHQGGPCGLHSGPAFITSVEFGKGRPKHDNYGNPLDPGFCVEFTLESRTPHCTVQNRPHTHWMRYITEGFKVCVACEPPAMRNNSGSCQGDGQESEKEAVLHWQAVGNHQCSGTWKKIQRTQQCNCPPQHSFVFI, encoded by the exons ATGATGGGATCATCTGTGCTAACTtctttgctgctgctggtttccACTCTGGGAAATCATTTTGTCCTGGTGTCTGGAGGCTGTTCAGGGAAATGCTGCAGAGGTAGAGACTTGAGCTGTCTGACCACTGACTGGAGGATGGATAGAGTGTATGGGACATGCTACTGCGACGAGGGCTGCGTCAGGACCAAGGACTGCTGCTTCGACTACTTCACTGAGTGCCCAG CTCAGGACTGCGCAGTGAGCAACTGGAGCTTTTGGAGCGGATGTGCCAAGCCCTGCAAACCCTCAGTGCGAGTCCGTGTCCGACACGTAGAGCAGCAGCCAGGTAACAGCGGAGAGCCCTGTCCCAGCCTGCAGGAACAGAGTGGCTGCAGGGAGTACAGAGACCACCAGGGTGGACCCTGTGGACTCCACTCAG GTCCTGCATTCATCACCAGTGTGGAGTTTGGCAAAGGAAGGCCCAAACATGACAACTATGGAAACCCTCTCGACCCTGG GTTTTGTGTTGAATTCACACTGGAGTCCCGGACACCCCACTGTACGGTGCAGAACCGGCCTCACACACACTGGATGCGCTACATAACCGAGGgctttaaagtgtgtgtggcATGTGAGCCTCCTGCCATGCGAAACAACAGTGGCAGCTGCCAAGGAGACGGCCAGGAATCAGAGAA AGAGGCTGTGCTCCACTGGCAGGCAGTAGGGAACCATCAGTGCAGCGGCACATGGAAGAAGATCCAGAGAACCCAGCAGTGCAACTGTCCACCCCAGCACAGCTTCGTCTTCATCTGA
- the rpl7 gene encoding 60S ribosomal protein L7 isoform X1, with protein sequence MDKSSFSVGAMADAEKKVAAVPESLLKRRKAFATMKAMRIKKMLAEKKARKVTRKLIYKRAEKYHKEYRQMYRREIRLGRTARKVGNYYVPAEPKLAFVVRIRGINGVSPKVRKVLQLLRLRQIFNGVFVKLNKASINMLRIAEPYIAWGYPNLKSVRELIYKRGHGRMRKQRIALTDNALVEKALGKYGIICVEDLIHEIYTVGKNFKPANNFLWPFKLSSPRGGMNKKTTHFVEGGDAGNREDQINRMIRRMN encoded by the exons ATGGACAAATCCTCTTTCTCGGTGGGCGCAATGGCGGACGCAGA AAAAAAGGTTGCGGCGGTCCCTGAGAGCCTTTTGAAAAGGCGAAAGGCCTTCGCCACCATGAAGGCCATGCGCATCAAGAAGATGCTGGCTGAGAAGAAA GCCCGCAAAGTGACCAGGAAGCTGATCTACAAGCGGGCTGAGAAGTACCACAAGGAGTACAGGCAGATGTACAGGCGTGAGATCCGCCTGGGTCGCACTGCTCGTAAAGTGGGAAACTACTATGTTCCAGCAGAGCCCAAGCTGGCCTTTGTCGTCAGAATCAGAGG TATCAATGGTGTCAGCCCCAAGGTTCGCAAAGTTCTGCAGCTCCTTCGTCTGCGCCAGATCTTCAACGGTGTGTTTGTCAAGCTTAACAAGGCTTCAATCAACATGCTCAGGATTGCTGAACCTTACATCGCTTGGGG ATATCCCAACCTGAAGTCTGTGCGTGAGCTCATCTACAAACGCGGCCATGGCAGGATGAGGAAACAGCGCATCGCCCTCACAGACAACGCTCTGGTGGAGAAGGCCCTTG GCAAATATGGCATCATCTGTGTTGAGGACCTCATCCATGAGATTTATACAGTTGGAAAGAACTTCAAGCCTGCCAATAACTTCCTGTGGCCCTTCAAGCTGTCGTCACCCCGTGGTGGTATGAACAAGAAGACCACACACTTTGTGGAGGGAGGAGACGCTGGCAACAGGGAGGACCAGATCAACAGAATGATCAGGAGGATGAACTGA
- the si:ch211-171b20.3 gene encoding uncharacterized protein si:ch211-171b20.3 yields MMTFQFNPSLPTAKAFISQGSSNCSQRGPDTAAYPAFRMGVGGGPAAFRPNNRLREKFPAIQTLNESRDWKNLVSDFVVRGSPNSSRNVKLELENTDLKRDLCGRQLLYDEKCTRFERTRTVIPPLTRDYPLNRPGNLHPVKLFKELPHMHGGRPLTLGYHGRYELNTTPEMVFPSALVLNGRNTFSVGNCKLSRPKVNYPTYALQTVKDNQKSQSFPDPMVGAPRSFIHRVTELSSLEGEAVRQEKLKKMKKQRKAPS; encoded by the exons ATGATGACTTTCCAGTTTAACCCCTCGCTACCAACCGCAAAGGCTTTTATATCACAGGGAAGCTCAAATTGCAGCCAGCGCGGCCCTGACACAGCTGCTTATCCAGCGTTCAGGATGGGAGTAGGTGGAGGACCAGCAGCTTTTAGACCTAACAATCGCTTAAGGGAGAAATTTCCTGCGATACAAACCTTAAACG AGTCCAGGGATTGGAAGAACTTGGTCTCTGACTTCGTTGTTAGAGG CTCACCTAATTCATCCCGAAATGTCAAACTGGAGTTGGAAAACACTGACCTAAAGAGGGACCTCTGTGGTAGACAGCTTCTATATGATGAAAAAT GTACCAGATTTGAGAGGACCAGAACTGTGATTCCTCCGCTGACAAGGGACTACCCTCTGAATAGACCTGGCAACCTGCATCCCGTCAAACTGTTCAAGGAGCTTCCCCACATGCACGGTGGGCGGCCCCTCACCCTTGG GTACCATGGAAGATATGAACTCAACACAACTCCAGAAATGGTCTTTCCTTCCGCTTTAGTCCTCAATGGCCGAAACACGTTCTCAGTTGGAAACTGCAAGCTCAGCAG GCCTAAGGTGAATTATCCGACCTAcgctctgcagactgttaagGACAATCAAAAGA GCCAGTCCTTTCCAGATCCAATGGTCGGAGCGCCTCGCTCTTTCATCCACAGGGTAACTGAGCTGTCCTCTTTGGAGGGAGAGGCGGTGAGACAAGAGAAGCTcaagaaaatgaagaaacagaggaaaGCTCCATCCTGA
- the rpl7 gene encoding 60S ribosomal protein L7 isoform X2 — MEPVKARKKVAAVPESLLKRRKAFATMKAMRIKKMLAEKKARKVTRKLIYKRAEKYHKEYRQMYRREIRLGRTARKVGNYYVPAEPKLAFVVRIRGINGVSPKVRKVLQLLRLRQIFNGVFVKLNKASINMLRIAEPYIAWGYPNLKSVRELIYKRGHGRMRKQRIALTDNALVEKALGKYGIICVEDLIHEIYTVGKNFKPANNFLWPFKLSSPRGGMNKKTTHFVEGGDAGNREDQINRMIRRMN, encoded by the exons ATGGAGCCGGTAAAAGCCAG AAAAAAGGTTGCGGCGGTCCCTGAGAGCCTTTTGAAAAGGCGAAAGGCCTTCGCCACCATGAAGGCCATGCGCATCAAGAAGATGCTGGCTGAGAAGAAA GCCCGCAAAGTGACCAGGAAGCTGATCTACAAGCGGGCTGAGAAGTACCACAAGGAGTACAGGCAGATGTACAGGCGTGAGATCCGCCTGGGTCGCACTGCTCGTAAAGTGGGAAACTACTATGTTCCAGCAGAGCCCAAGCTGGCCTTTGTCGTCAGAATCAGAGG TATCAATGGTGTCAGCCCCAAGGTTCGCAAAGTTCTGCAGCTCCTTCGTCTGCGCCAGATCTTCAACGGTGTGTTTGTCAAGCTTAACAAGGCTTCAATCAACATGCTCAGGATTGCTGAACCTTACATCGCTTGGGG ATATCCCAACCTGAAGTCTGTGCGTGAGCTCATCTACAAACGCGGCCATGGCAGGATGAGGAAACAGCGCATCGCCCTCACAGACAACGCTCTGGTGGAGAAGGCCCTTG GCAAATATGGCATCATCTGTGTTGAGGACCTCATCCATGAGATTTATACAGTTGGAAAGAACTTCAAGCCTGCCAATAACTTCCTGTGGCCCTTCAAGCTGTCGTCACCCCGTGGTGGTATGAACAAGAAGACCACACACTTTGTGGAGGGAGGAGACGCTGGCAACAGGGAGGACCAGATCAACAGAATGATCAGGAGGATGAACTGA
- the terf1 gene encoding telomeric repeat-binding factor 1 translates to MELEDNNKSATCASNKEQSVSFPQITVVVTRWTLDFLFVSLCRYFKEDKLDEFNETLSNFEAIFQSPSLKEAIDDEKIRICAFLARVMHGKQLDVMFEEDDQVIPLVSAAKTWSDLEDTVADKSLFKNVTVLLLVQSVAVCLEKGQRSSAYSALKWFEENHAFPKSLRVKLSAVVTERETYNPLLMTFSFSRLRETVQSYLDDYLEKNPSDYLLKEATKVAQSQQNTEDLEDVETLESTRTETTNDSTDDTKKKKNTGRVRTKRKLLSTKITDVWKPDSCKKAVVSIRRISGRELLKMTSEKSFNTSKMEKTRKARQKWTGNLDQKLKAGVKRHGKGKWSRILLDHDFGGRTGTMLKDRWRILLKAR, encoded by the exons atggagcTAGAAGACAACAATAAAAGCGCCACATGTGCAAGTAATAAAGAGCAAAGTGTCAGTTTTCCTCAAATTACCGTCGTTGTTACGCGGTGGACGctggacttcctgtttgtgagtttgtgtcGGTATTTTAAGGAGGACAAACTTGATGAATTTAATGAGACGCTGTCCAATTTCGAGG ctatttttCAGAGTCCATCTCTGAAGGAAGCCATTGATGATGAGAAAATAAGGATTTGTGCTTTCCTTGCGAGAGTCATGCATGGAAAGCAGTTGG ATGTCATGTTTGAGGAGGACGACCAAGTGATACCTCTGGTGTCTGCCGCGAAAACCTGGTCGGACCTAGAAGACACTGTGGCAGACAAAAGCTTGTTCAAAAATGTAACAGTCCTTTTGCTCGTCCAG TCCGTGGCTGTGTGCTTGGAGAAAGGCCAAAGATCCTCTGCCTACTCTGCCCTCAAGTGGTTTGAAGAAAACCATGCTTTCCCAAAG AGCTTGCGAGTTAAGCTGTCAGCAGTGGTGACCGAGAGGGAAACTTATAACCCGCTTCTCATGACCTTCAGCTTCAGCCGCTTGCGGGAGACGGTCCAATCCTACCTGGATGACTACTTGGAGAAGAATCCATCAGACTACCTTCTAAAG GAAGCCACTAAGGTGGCCCAGTCACAACAGAACACTGAAGATTTGGAGGATGTGGAGACATTGGAAAGCACTCGGACAGAAACGACCAACGATTCAACAGATGATACAAA gaaaaagaaaaacacggGGCGTGTGAG AACAAAACGGAAACTCCTGTCCACTAAGATTACTGATGTATGGAAACCTGACTCATGCAAAAAGGCTGTGGTCTCCATCAGAAGAATCTCGGGTCGTG AGTTGTTGAAGATGACATCAGAGAAGTCATTCAACACCTCAAAGAtggagaaaacaagaaaagcaCGTCAG AAGTGGACGGGGAACCTGGACCAAAAACTCAAGGCTGGTGTTAAACGTCACGGCAAGGGGAAGTGGTCTCGCATATTACTAGATCATGACTTTGGAGGACGCACAGGCACCATGCTCAAAGACCGCTGGAGGATTTTATTGAAGGCACGTTGA